A window of Paenibacillus phoenicis genomic DNA:
CAAGGAATTCAAGGCGAGACGGGTGATCATGTTCCTGTTCGTGGTCACGATGTTCTTCAATGGGGGACTGATCCCGACGTACCTGCTGATGAAAGACCTGCATCTGACCAATACGGTCTGGGTATTCATCGTGCCGTTTTGTGTGAACGTGTTCTACCTGATCATTGCGCGCACGTTCTTCGAAACCTCGTTGCCGCAGGAACTGCACGAGGCGGCAGTGATGGACGGGTGCTCGCATTTCACCTTTTTCGTGAAAGTGGCGCTGCCGCTGTCGAAGGCGCTGGTGTCCGTGATCGGCTTGTATTACCTCGTCGGGCATTGGAACGACTTCTTCACCGCGCTGATCTACATCCGGGACAACGACCTTCAGCCGCTGCAAATGGTCCTGCGGGACATCCTGCTGTCCAACCAGGTGTTCGCGAACGGGGCCGGCACGGGCGGCGACGCCGGCGGTTACGCGCAAAGGTATGCCGACCAGATCAAATATGGCGTTATCATCGTGTCCACGCTGCCGATCCTCGTGATTTATCCGTTCATTCAAAAATACTTCGAGAAAGGCGTGATGATTGGTTCGATCAAGGGGTGAGCGGCGGGTTGCCGTGAGATTACGATTTGCAAGCCCGGGGGCGGAGGCCTTCCGGGCTTTTTTTGCATGAGCGTGCCGTAAGTAATAAAGGTAAAAAAGGGCCTTATTCGCTCCAAAGATAGAGTTTGGCTTGAAATAGCGGACATTTTTACCCTTATCTTTGAAAAATGGGCGGTGAAGAGGTGAGTTTGACGGGAGTTCAGGAAAATAAGGCCACAAAATTCCCTTATTCAACGCAAAAAGGGACCAAAAGGTGAAATAAGGCCATAAAAGTCCCTTATTTCCGCCTGGGGTGACAATGTGCATGATTATGATGATTTTAATAAACTTCGCCATCTCCATTAATCCAGCGTAAACAGTCAAAACCTATACTCTTCTTGGGTCGAAATCAACAGAAATACATAGCGAACCCACAATAATCCACAGGGAGTGCATAGAAACCATGAAATTCGGATTAAAGAGGCAGTTAGCGCTGGGTCTGGTTTTATCCTTGTTTGTATTGATGCTGGCCGCTTGTGGTGCAGGGGGCAACGGAGGCAACGGGAGTAACGCAGCTGCAACGGATACAAGCGGGGCGGCGCAGGCGGAAGAGCTCTCGCTGGCCGATCTGGAAGCGAGGGCCAAAGAAGAAGGTTCCGTCGTGAGCGTTGGCATGCCGGACACATGGGCGAACTGGAAAGATACGTGGTCGGATCTGAAAACGAAGTATTCGTTGGATCACACGGATACGGATATGTCGAGCGCCGAAGAGATCGCCAAATTCGAAGCGGAGAAGGATAAGCCGACCGCGGACATCGGTGACGTCGGTATCGC
This region includes:
- a CDS encoding carbohydrate ABC transporter permease, coding for MGQIGTQIGGKGPAVRTAGARSGGGELVFKIVLGLVCTVIFLLIAYPLYFIVIASFSDSTLVSTGKVLFLPKNVSLFGYREIFQDGRIWTGYRNTLFYTFFGTLVNLLFTLPAAYVLSRKEFKARRVIMFLFVVTMFFNGGLIPTYLLMKDLHLTNTVWVFIVPFCVNVFYLIIARTFFETSLPQELHEAAVMDGCSHFTFFVKVALPLSKALVSVIGLYYLVGHWNDFFTALIYIRDNDLQPLQMVLRDILLSNQVFANGAGTGGDAGGYAQRYADQIKYGVIIVSTLPILVIYPFIQKYFEKGVMIGSIKG